A region of Lentimicrobiaceae bacterium DNA encodes the following proteins:
- a CDS encoding DEAD/DEAH box helicase codes for MTFENLNIIAPITQALKQKGYTEPTPIQEKAIPHLLKGSDVFGTAQTGTGKTAAFAIPILQKLYAGQADRRTAGIRALILAPTRELAIQISESFSDYSKGLRLRHTVIYGGVSQNPQTAILKKGVDILIATPGRLLDLMNQGFVKLNSIEFFILDEADRMLDMGFAPDIKRIIGKLPTYRQTGFFTATIPPEIRSLADSLLREPVMIHVAPLSAPAESVNQSVYFVEKADKKALLHQVFASEEIETALIFTRTKHGADKVTRELIKIGIPAVAIHGNKSQLARQKALQGFKNRTIKVLVATDIASRGIDVDKLSHVINFELPEVPETYVHRIGRTGRAGESGTAISFCASDERGNLKDINKLLPQNIEVKKMDGFVASTPVAAEVTVADRSRKPAHQKRPARPSSSAQRPFQRKRW; via the coding sequence ATGACATTCGAAAATCTGAACATCATTGCGCCCATAACCCAGGCGCTTAAACAAAAGGGTTACACAGAACCAACCCCCATACAGGAAAAAGCAATACCGCATCTGCTCAAAGGCTCCGATGTATTCGGCACCGCCCAAACCGGAACGGGCAAAACGGCGGCATTTGCCATTCCAATTTTACAGAAACTTTACGCCGGACAGGCCGACAGAAGAACTGCAGGCATCAGGGCACTGATATTGGCCCCTACCCGCGAGCTGGCCATCCAGATAAGTGAAAGCTTTTCTGATTACAGCAAAGGTTTAAGGCTCAGACATACCGTTATTTACGGAGGTGTATCGCAAAACCCTCAAACAGCTATCCTGAAAAAAGGGGTGGATATATTAATTGCTACACCAGGTCGTTTACTCGATTTAATGAATCAGGGCTTTGTCAAGCTCAACAGTATTGAATTTTTTATCCTTGACGAAGCTGACCGCATGCTCGACATGGGCTTTGCACCTGACATTAAACGTATCATCGGCAAGCTGCCAACATATCGCCAAACAGGCTTTTTTACAGCCACTATTCCGCCTGAAATCAGGTCGTTGGCCGACAGTTTGCTGCGCGAACCGGTAATGATACATGTAGCACCGCTCTCAGCTCCTGCAGAAAGTGTGAATCAATCTGTTTATTTTGTTGAAAAGGCCGATAAAAAAGCACTGCTTCACCAGGTATTTGCTTCGGAAGAAATTGAAACCGCATTGATATTTACACGCACCAAACATGGCGCCGACAAAGTAACCCGCGAGCTGATCAAAATAGGCATTCCGGCAGTAGCCATCCATGGAAACAAATCGCAGCTTGCCCGCCAGAAAGCATTACAGGGATTTAAGAACCGCACCATAAAAGTGCTGGTTGCTACCGATATTGCATCGCGTGGCATTGATGTGGACAAACTTTCACATGTAATCAATTTTGAGTTGCCGGAAGTGCCGGAAACCTATGTACACAGAATCGGACGTACAGGACGCGCCGGGGAATCTGGAACAGCTATCTCTTTCTGCGCATCAGATGAACGCGGAAACCTCAAGGACATCAACAAACTTTTACCTCAGAACATTGAAGTTAAAAAAATGGATGGATTTGTAGCCAGCACGCCTGTTGCTGCCGAAGTTACAGTAGCCGACAGGTCGCGTAAGCCCGCACATCAAAAAAGGCCTGCACGACCCTCATCGTCTGCGCAGCGCCCCTTCCAGAGAAAACGTTGGTAA
- a CDS encoding polysaccharide deacetylase family protein — MYISKSPGLLRSLTRKNLTWQIDNQPGKIFLTFDDGPIPEITPQVLDILKEYNAKATFFCVGDNVNKHPDVYGKVLAAGHTTGNHTYHHLNGWKTPLNEYLADIGQCHRMVKSPLFRPPYGRIRPSYIQSIKPDYQIIMWSVLSGDFDLDSSPEKVLNNATQNTSDGSIVVFHDSLKAADRLFYALPRFLEHFSQQGFTFSAITPELTKQQSG, encoded by the coding sequence ATGTACATTTCCAAATCTCCCGGGCTGCTGCGCAGTCTTACACGAAAGAACCTCACCTGGCAAATAGACAATCAGCCTGGTAAGATATTCCTGACATTTGACGATGGACCAATCCCTGAAATTACGCCGCAAGTGCTGGATATTCTTAAAGAATACAATGCCAAAGCCACTTTTTTTTGCGTTGGAGATAATGTAAACAAGCATCCTGATGTTTATGGCAAAGTACTGGCAGCCGGACATACAACCGGTAATCACACCTATCACCACCTGAACGGCTGGAAAACCCCTTTGAATGAATACCTGGCCGACATCGGGCAATGCCATCGCATGGTAAAAAGTCCGCTATTCAGACCGCCCTATGGCCGCATCAGGCCGTCATACATCCAATCAATAAAGCCTGACTATCAAATTATAATGTGGTCAGTATTAAGTGGCGACTTTGATTTAGACTCCAGTCCCGAAAAGGTACTGAATAATGCCACGCAAAACACTTCAGATGGCAGCATCGTTGTTTTTCATGACAGCCTGAAGGCCGCCGACCGGTTGTTTTATGCCCTGCCCCGCTTTCTTGAACACTTTTCACAACAGGGCTTCACTTTTAGTGCCATCACACCTGAACTGACTAAACAGCAAAGCGGATGA
- a CDS encoding c-type cytochrome: MKNLILLFAVALLVITGSCKSKSTADKLLALKADSVLVQAKRVFKPLPDEAINPDNPLTPEKIALGKMLYYDNRLSANNTQSCNTCHNLDTYGVDNKATSPGDNGVPGTRNSPTTLNAALHFAQFWDGRMKDVEEQAGGPVVNPAEMNMPSEELVITRLAGDVGYKKMFASAFPGLKEPITFENMRKAIGAFERTLLTPSQFDDFLKGDRTALTLQELNGVEIFINTGCTACHIGPLKGGSMFQKYPLFGTHQELTGSKTDDLGKMQATKIETDKYLFKVPSLRNVAETWPYLHDGSVKELDRTVLIMGRAELNKQLSTEQTAGIVAFLKTLTGEVPESAKLAVHD, from the coding sequence ATGAAAAACCTGATTCTTTTATTCGCGGTGGCACTGTTGGTCATAACAGGTTCTTGTAAAAGTAAATCAACTGCAGACAAGCTGCTGGCCCTGAAAGCTGACAGTGTGCTTGTGCAGGCAAAACGTGTTTTCAAGCCTTTGCCCGACGAAGCTATAAATCCGGATAACCCATTAACACCAGAAAAAATAGCGTTGGGAAAGATGCTGTATTATGATAATCGCTTGTCGGCAAACAACACACAAAGTTGTAATACATGTCATAATCTTGATACATATGGTGTAGATAACAAGGCTACCAGCCCGGGCGATAATGGGGTGCCCGGAACCCGTAATTCGCCTACTACGCTCAACGCTGCCCTGCATTTTGCGCAATTTTGGGATGGACGGATGAAGGATGTTGAAGAACAGGCCGGCGGGCCGGTTGTAAATCCGGCAGAAATGAATATGCCCAGCGAGGAGCTGGTGATAACCAGGCTCGCAGGTGATGTTGGTTACAAAAAGATGTTTGCATCGGCTTTCCCCGGTTTAAAAGAACCGATTACTTTTGAAAATATGCGTAAAGCCATTGGCGCCTTTGAGCGTACTTTGCTTACGCCATCGCAGTTTGATGATTTTCTGAAGGGTGATCGTACGGCATTAACCCTGCAGGAGCTCAACGGGGTGGAAATTTTTATAAATACCGGATGTACAGCCTGCCATATTGGTCCCCTTAAAGGAGGAAGTATGTTTCAGAAATATCCTTTGTTTGGCACTCATCAGGAGCTTACCGGCAGTAAAACTGATGATTTGGGCAAAATGCAGGCTACAAAAATTGAAACTGACAAGTACCTGTTTAAGGTACCTTCGCTTAGAAATGTGGCTGAAACCTGGCCATATCTGCACGATGGTAGTGTTAAAGAGCTTGACAGGACGGTTTTAATTATGGGCAGGGCAGAGCTGAACAAACAGCTTTCAACCGAACAAACTGCCGGCATTGTAGCATTTCTTAAAACCCTAACGGGTGAAGTTCCTGAAAGTGCAAAACTTGCAGTTCATGATTGA